One genomic window of Brassica napus cultivar Da-Ae unplaced genomic scaffold, Da-Ae ScsIHWf_1724;HRSCAF=2353, whole genome shotgun sequence includes the following:
- the LOC125598502 gene encoding probable histone H2A variant 3, translated as MSGKGAKGLIMGKPSGSEKDKDKKKQPITRSARAGLQFPVGRVHRLLKTRSTAHGRVGATAAVYTAAILEYLTAEVLELAGNASKDLKVKRISPRHLQLAIRGDEELDTLIKGTIAGGGVIPHIHKSLINKSAKE; from the exons atgtcgGGGAAAGGAGCGAAAGGATTGATAATGGGGAAACCTAGCGGTAGCGAGAAGGACAAGGACAAGAAGAAACAACCCATCACCCGTTCTGCTCGAGCTGGTCTTCAG TTCCCTGTAGGAAGGGTGCATCGACTGTTGAAGACTAGGTCCACTGCTCACGGAAGGGTTGGAGCAACTGCAGCTGTTTACACTGCAGCGATATTGGAGTATCTGACCGCAGAAGTTTTGGAGCTGGCTGGTAACGCGAGCAAGGACCTCAAGGTGAAACGTATCTCCCCCAGGCACTTGCAGCTTGCGATTCGCGGAGATGAAGAGCTTGATACTCTCATCAAAGGAACTATAGCTGGTGGTGGTGTCATCCCTCACATCCACAAGTCTCTCATCAACAAATCCGCCAAGGAATAG
- the LOC125598501 gene encoding serine-threonine kinase receptor-associated protein-like, protein MDKKKVAVPLVCHGHSRPVVDLFYSPITPDGFFLISASKDSHPMLRNGETGDWIGTFEGHKGAVWSSCLDNNALRAASASADFSAKLWDALTGDVLHSFEHKHIVRACAFSEDTKLLITGGFEKILRVFDLNRLDAAPTEVDKSPGSIRTLTWLHSDQTILSSCTDIGGVRLWDVRSGKIVQTLETKSPVTSAEVSQDGRYITTADGSSVKFWDANHFGLVKSYDMPCNVESASLEPKSGEKFVAGGEDMWVRVFDFYSGEEIGCNKGHHGPVHCVRFSPTGESYASGSEDGTIRIWQTTPNHSVDEVAKKIEGFHINKEGKTADKLSDA, encoded by the exons atggaTAAGAAGAAGGTTGCCGTTCCACTTGTCTGCCATGGCCATTCAAGACCTGTTGTTGATTTGTTCTACAGTCCCATTACCCCTGATGGTTTCTTCCTCATCAGTGCCAGTAAAG ATTCACATCCAATGTTGAGAAACGGGGAGACTGGAGATTGGATTGGTACCTTTGAAGGTCATAAAGGTGCAGTGTGGAGTTCTTGCCTCGACAACAATGCTCTACGTGCTGCTTCTGCATCTGCTGATTTTTCAGC GAAACTTTGGGATGCGTTAACGGGTGATGTGCTTCATTCTTTTGAGCACAAGCATATCGTTCGAGCCTGTGCCTTCTCAGAG GATACCAAATTGCTGATTACTGGAGGATTTGAGAAGATACTCCGTGTTTTTGACTTGAACCGGTTGGATGCAGCGCCTACCGAAGTCGATAAATCTCCTGGATCTATCAGAACTCTCACATGGCTTCACAGTGACCAAACAATATTGAGTTCTTGCACTGATATTGGTGGCGTGAG GTTATGGGATGTTAGGAGTGGGAAGATTGTGCAGACACTGGAGACTAAGTCTCCTGTCACGAGTGCTGAAGTGAGCCAAGATGGACGGTACATTACTACTGCCGATGGGTCAAGTGTTAAATTCTGGGACGCTAACCA TTTTGGACTAGTGAAGAGTTATGACATGCCATGCAATGTCGAGTCTGCATCGCTGGAGCCTAAGTCTGGTGAGAAGTTTGTAGCTGGTGGTGAGGATATGTGGGTGCGAGTGTTTGATTTCTACTCCGGCGAGGAGATTG GGTGCAACAAGGGGCATCATGGGCCGGTACACTGCGTGAGGTTTTCACCAACGGGTGAGTCCTACGCCTCGGGATCAGAAGACGGAACCATCAGGATCTGGCAAACGACACCAAATCATAGCGTGGATGAAGTTGCTAAGAAGATTGAAGGCTTTCACATCAACAAAGAAGGAAAAACCGCAGATAAACTTTCTGATGCTTAG
- the LOC125598505 gene encoding uncharacterized protein LOC125598505, with the protein MASIVCSSAPFTIRASSGSGSMKNPDPNRKKPVSWWAPLFGIPSEPDYLNIETSSSVAPESNGSGQDPGQKLRRRGCLTEEKAKELRKKIAEASTFHEVMYHSAIASRLASDISGRIKE; encoded by the coding sequence ATGGCTTCGATTGTCTGCAGTTCCGCTCCTTTCACGATCCGAGCATcttccggatccggatccatgAAAAACCCGGATCCAAACCGCAAGAAACCTGTTTCTTGGTGGGCTCCTCTCTTCGGCATACCCTCCGAGCCGGATTACCTCAACATCGAAACCTCCTCCTCCGTGGCTCCGGAATCGAACGGGTCGGGTCAGGATCCGGGTCAAAAGCTTCGTCGTCGCGGGTGTCTCACGGAGGAGAAAGCTAAGGAGTTGAGGAAGAAAATCGCAGAAGCTTCCACGTTCCACGAAGTTATGTATCATTCAGCGATTGCGTCTCGGCTCGCTTCTGATATCTCGGGTCGGATCAAGGAGTAA
- the LOC125598507 gene encoding uncharacterized protein LOC125598507: MDGTGAVVIHFDHGGDKNIYTLVMRGKYEEITYSRLVDRIGKKMNIDVAATKLQLSYYPLVVDNKRPCYILDDEDVLGYLMEVDRKNRRSVLHVEFSENISENQSNEQFSMNEEIQIDARANDGMAGVEELAIVPQNQSDGYNHEELAIVPPRQSDRYEHEDCNEEGDEMNDREELPAVTPSVDTIVNAEWDDGIDMSLYQEFATKEELRNLVDAGVHSNCFEVDIIKTNRTVYVLKCRGVGCRWYLRAARLKNSAFFSVRTYRKMHTCTRGEGSVTKRGKRGTPSLVAGVVHEDYPGQYKTPDPKSLIKLVKNKLGVTVSYSTALRGKHKAVSDLRGNPQESFARLPSYLYMLERMNPGTITRLVVDEKKQFKYMFFALKACIEGFQAMRKVIIMDGTHLKGVYGGVLLIATAQDPDHHHYPLAFAVVDGEKNASWEWFLTILKTLIPDDPQLVFCTDRNQCIIKKVHEVYPMAIHGYCIFHLSNNVAGACSKVNKKGVARKFRKIAGMYTEVEFRKSYNDFRRTLPQAAEYLDESVHETKWARCQFPGERYNIDTTNTVESINGVLKEPRKYALLPMLDVNKYRDLSLRVPERQILIPYVHGILHHSYPKAKKLTVMELNRFERQYTVIGKDGQGYYVDLGNGTCQCKCFDIDRYPCVHAQAAIIARGEMSEDYCSKYYYMEQWTLAYYKTIYPVPHHSLWESYEIPDEILSQVVYPPHVERKKGRLQETRFPSAGEYRRKKKKKYPPLVCENDGIDSDESGSDGIDE; encoded by the coding sequence ATGGATGGTACTGGAGCTGTGGTGATACATTTTGATCATGGTGgagacaaaaatatttatacattagTAATGAGAGGAAAATATGAGGAGATAACCTATTCTCGCTTGGTTGATAGAATAggcaagaaaatgaatatcgaTGTAGCTGCGACGAAGCTTCAACTGAGCTACTATCCCCTGGTCGTGGATAATAAGAGGCCTTGTtatattttggatgatgaagatgttttaGGATATTTAATGGAGGTGGATAGGAAAAACCGGCGTAGTGTTTTGCATGTGGAGTTTTCCGAAAATATCTCAGAAAATCAGAGTAACGAGCAGTTTTCTATGAACGAGGAAATTCAGATTGATGCCAGAGCTAATGATGGTATGGCTGGAGTTGAGGAGTTGGCAATTGTTCCTCAAAACCAATCAGATGGGTATAATCATGAGGAGTTAGCAATTGTTCCTCCAAGACAATCAGATAGGTATGAGCATGAGGATTGCAATGAAGAGGGTGATGAAATGAATGATAGGGAGGAGTTGCCGGCTGTTACACCATCTGTAGACACAATTGTCAATGCTGAGTGGGATGATGGTATTGATATGAGTTTGTATCAAGAATTTGCGACTAAGGAAGAGCTGAGGAATTTAGTGGACGCAGGAGTGCATTCGAATTGTTTTGAGGTTGATATAATCAAGACGAATCGTACTGTTTATGTATTGAAATGTCGTGGGGTTGGATGCAGATGGTATTTACGAGCTGCAAGGCTGAAAAACTCAGCCTTTTTCAGTGTCAGAACGTATAGAAAGATGCATACGTGTACTCGGGGAGAGGGAAGTGTAACCAAGAGGGGGAAAAGAGGAACACCAAGCTTGGTCGCAGGAGTGGTGCATGAAGATTATCCAGGCCAATACAAGACTCCAGATCCAAAGTCTCTCATAAAGTTGGTGAAGAACAAACTAGGTGTCACGGTTTCATATTCTACAGCTTTGAGAGGGAAACACAAAGCTGTCAGTGATTTGCGTGGTAACCCTCAGGAGAGTTTTGCTAGACTTCCATCTTACTTGTACATGTTAGAAAGAATGAATCCTGGTACCATCACAAGATTAGTAGTGGATGAGAAGAAGCAGTTTAAGTATATGTTCTTTGCGCTTAAAGCTTGCATCGAAGGGTTTCAAGCAATGAGGAAAGTGATAATaatggatggaactcacctgaAGGGTGTGTATGGAGGAGTGCTTCTCATTGCCACTGCTCAGGATccagatcatcatcattatccccTCGCTTTTGCGGTAGTAGATGGTGAGAAAAATGCGAGCTGGGAGTGGTTTTTGACTATACTGAAAACTTTGATACCAGATGATCCTCAGCTTGTTTTTTGTACTGATAGAAACCAATGCATCATCAAGAAGGTGCACGAGGTGTACCCAATGGCGATCCATGGATATTGCATTTTTCACTTGTCTAATAATGTTGCCGGAGCATGCAGCAAAGTTAACAAGAAAGGGGTTGCCAGAAAGTTTAGAAAAATTGCTGGTATGTACACAGAGGTCGAGTTCAGAAAAAGCTACAATGATTTCAGGAGAACGTTGCCTCAAGCCGCTGAGTATCTAGATGAGAGTGTTCATGAGACCAAATGGGCAAGATGTCAATTTCCGGGAGAAAGGTACAACATAGATACAACCAACACTGTTGAATCAATCAATGGTGTTTTAAAGGAACCAAGGAAATATGCATTGTTGCCAATGCTTGATGTGAACAAATATCGTGATTTATCTTTACGCGTTCCAGAGAGACAGATACTAATTCCCTACGTGCATGGGATATTGCATCACAGTTATCCGAAGGCAAAAAAGCTCACGGTGATGGAGCTAAACAGATTTGAACGTCAGTACACTGTGATTGGCAAAGATGGTCAAGGTTATTATGTTGATTTAGGCAACGGAACATGCCAGTGCAAGTGTTTTGATATTGATCGGTATCCTTGTGTGCATGCACAGGCTGCGATCATCGCGCGTGGAGAAATGTCTGAAGactattgttctaagtattATTATATGGAGCAGTGGACTTTGGCATATTACAAGACAATATATCCAGTGCCTCATCATTCATTATGGGAAAGTTATGAAATTCCAGATGAAATCCTATCTCAGGTTGTCTACCCTCCGCATgtggaaagaaagaaaggaagACTACAAGAAACTAGATTTCCATCAGCTGGGGAATATCggaggaagaaaaagaagaagtatcCACCATTGGTGTGTGAGAATGATGGAATTGACAGCGATGAAAGTGGAAGCGATGGAATTGATGAATGA
- the LOC106452481 gene encoding uncharacterized protein At3g43530-like, which translates to MAPKTRFTEQTNKEGAPEKKKKNESVVEKKKAAVEKKKAEAEKKKKDSVIKKKQAAVKRRREAVKKKRDAEKKKIETAEKKRKRDSGVDDESSSNPTKRPQTASSPEHQADPDHYPPLSTELPSQDDREGTPSPSVPIEPQKSPTQTPNEAENPLQAPITSTNRESGSPEAAINNDGQTIGSNNIDSNSHEAAIGSAAIDNDAPRTVESDDMTVEADRPAGFFFNPSNYGKGCKLSSRCHQHDFLNKTIGKLDASEKSWFQEHPQFKHIFHMDCTSTRKVMGLWMLLLRTMHTEKGRQAWFGVNGVPIRYSIREHSLLSGLYCHSYPENYQSIGRLKFARKYFKVKKTKDGKEKGLQVTEADVKEKLQKMKFDGSGDRLRMAVLYFLATVLRGRSKAGYFIEYFLLQAVEDLEFCTEFPWGRYTFDDCMKEIFHVRDHFRDGIPEHAQWVFPGFINPLEILAFECIPVLRERFREPVPNCFDGCPRMCKWKFKRTGTTGFPLDMIYRTLGNTKEIISVLEPKGNEVDLLYEIMDEGTFEDLELIDDSDTLDIAVDSWNKILMEPGKKIFWPDLYEMDVRTREQQEEAGGEAGGEAGGEAGGEAGGEAGGEAGGEAGVQTGGEAGRESLRELELKLNKRMDDGFALRDETIRLLEARVKELEEEKIQRESWSFQEGEMYGDKEAEILGDKEGEMHGDKEGEIHGDKDGDETNKDGDKADKDGDDEPDKEGEDGDKADKDGDDEPDKEGEDGDEADKGDEAEKDGEKQIEAEADKGDEAEKDSEKQIEAEAEKDGEKHIEVEAEKLMQDTEDGDEQSTLQIMADTAERFEKAAAEKAVVDKTDEVVDDDALEKEGEVRVDDALENTASVGDSQDPAEMPKRVPKRSHLLRSPFTPN; encoded by the exons ATGGCTCCAAAGACTCGTTTCACCGAACAAACGAACAAAGAAGGTGcgccggagaagaagaagaagaatgagtcagtggtggagaagaagaaagctgcggtggagaagaagaaagctgaggcggaaaagaagaagaaagactctgtgataaagaaaaaacaagcaGCGGTGAAAAGGAGGAGAGAagccgttaaaaaaaaaagagatgcagagaaaaagaagattgaaaccgcagagaagaagaggaagcgaGACAGTGGTGTAGACGATGAGTCCTCGTCCAATCCAACCAAGCGGCCTCAGACCGCATCTTCACCAGAACATCAAGCCGATCCTGATCATTATCCGCCACTATCAACGGAGTTACCTTCGCAGGATGATAGAGAGGGTACGCCAAGCCCATCAGTTCCGATTGAGCCACAAAAATCACCTACTCAAACACCCAATGAGGCGGAGAATCCACTGCAAGCTCCAATAACTTCTACCAACAGAGAATCAGGCTCACCCGAGGCTGCCATTAACAATGACGGGCAAACG ATTGGATCTAACAACATAGATTCAAATTCACATGAGGCTGCTATTGGATCTGCTGCCATTGACAACGACGCTCCAAGAACG gtTGAGAGTGATGATATGACCGTAGAAGCTGACAGACCTGCTGGTTTTTTCTTCAATCCGAGCAACTATGGAAAGGGTTGCAAGCTCTCCTCAAGGTGCCATCAACACGATTTTCTGAACAAGACGATTGGTAAGTTGGATGCCTCAGAGAAGAGTTGGTTTCAGGAACATCCTCAGTTCAAGCATATATTCCACATGGATTGTACCTCAACAAGAAAAGTGATGGGATTGTGGATGTTGCTACTTCGTACTATGCATACAGAGAAGGGTCGACAAGCTTGGTTTGGGGTAAACGGTGTTCCAATTAGATACTCTATCAGGGAACATAGCCTCCTCTCTGGTTTATACTGCCACTCATATCCAGAAAACTATCAGAGCATAGGGAGACTGAAGTTTGCGAGAAAGTATTTTAAagtgaagaagacaaaggatgGGAAGGAAAAGGGTCTGCAAGTGACAGAAGCGGATGTTAAGGAGAAACTTCAGAAGATGAAATTTGATGGTAGTGGCGATCGTCTGAGGATGGCGGTTCTTTACTTTCTGGCTACAGTTTTAAGAGGAAGGTCCAAAGCAGGATACTTCATTGAGTATTTCCTTCTCCAAGCAGTAGAAGATTTGGAGTTTTGCACCGAATTTCCATGGGGCCGTTACACCTTTGATGATTGCATGAAGGAGATTTTTCATGTAAGGGATCATTTTCGTGATGGGATCCCAGAGCATGCACAGTGGGTATTTCCTGGGTTTATCAACCCTTTGGAG ATATTAGCATTTGAATGTATCCCTGTCCTTAGGGAAAGATTCAGAGAGCCTGTTCCAAACTGTTTTGATGGTTGTCCAAGAATGTGCAAATGGAAGTTCAAGAGGACCGGAACAACAGGATTTCCACTTGACATGATTTATCGGACGCTAGGAAACACAAAG GAGATTATCAGTGTTTTGGAACCAAAAGGAAATGAAGTAGACCTTTTGTATGAAATAATGGATGAAGGGACTTTTGAAGACTTGGAGCTGATAGATGATTCGGATACGCTAGACATAGCTGTTGACAGTTGGAACAAGATCCTAATGGAACCAGGGAAAAAAATCTTCTGGCCGGATCTATATGAGATGGATGTGAGAACCCGAGAGCAACAAGAGGAGGCAGGAGGCGAGGCAGGGGGCGAGGCAGGAGGCGAGGCAGGAGGAGAGGCAGGAGGCGAGGCAGGAGGCGAGGCAGGGGGTGAGGCAGGAGTTCAAACAGGGGGCGAAGCAGGTCGTGAGAGTTTAAGAGAATTAGAGTTGAAGTTGAACAAAAGAATGGATGATGGATTTGCATTGAGAGACGAAACAATTCGTCTTCTGGAAGCAAGAGTaaaggagttggaagaagaaaaaatccaGAGAGAAAGTTGGTCGTTCCAGGAGGGCGAGATGTATGGTGATAAGGAGGCTGAGATACTTGGTGATAAGGAGGGCGAGATGCATGGTGATAAGGAGGGTGAGATACATGGTGATAAGGATGGTGATGAGACTAACAAGGATGGTGATAAGGCTGATAAGGATGGTGATGATGAGCCTGATAAGGAGGGTGAGGATGGTGATAAGGCTGATAAGGATGGTGATGATGAGCCTGATAAGGAGGGCGAGGATGGTGATGAGGCTGACAAGGGTGATGAGGCTGAGAAGGATGGTGAGAAGCAGATTGAGGCAGAGGCTGACAAGGGTGATGAGGCTGAGAAGGATAGTGAGAAACAGATTGAGGCAGAGGCTGAGAAGGATGGTGAGAAACATATCGAGGTAGAGGCTGAGAAgttgatgcaag ATACTGAAGATGGAGATGAGCAATCTACACTTCAAATTATGGCAGACACTGCAGAGAGATTTGAGAAGGCTGCTGCGGAAAAAGCTGTTGTGGACAAGACAGATGAGGTTGTAGATgatgatgctttggagaaggaAGGTGAGGTTAGAGTTGATGACGCTTTAGAGAACACAGCTTCGGTTGGAGATTCACAGGATCCTGCTGAGATGCCAAAGAGGGTGCCCAAGCGTTCTCATTTGTTGAGGTCTCCTTTTACGCCAAACTGA
- the LOC125598508 gene encoding glutathione S-transferase T3-like, whose protein sequence is MDGQLKRQEGSSKKRYVLWTDEETLAISGNEQRSVAIWKRIAAYYSTSPKIAECDIREASHCKQRWHKINDLVSKFCGAFEAATREKTSGQNETDVLKHAHKIFFNNHKKKFTPEHAWKVLRNDQKWCGVSSACSQGGSKRKKFEDADEGTTRPTGVKAAKARGKKPMVEGKEVAEFVENQARGFGYKGKAIEDEASGQSHCKTRTSC, encoded by the exons ATGG ATGGACAGTTAAAGAGACAAGAAGGTTCTTCAAAGAAGAGGTATGTGTTGTGGACGGATGAAGAGACACTGGCAATTTCAG GGAATGAACAAAGGTCTGTTGCAATATGGAAAAGGATAGCAGCCTACTACTCGACTAGTCCTAAGATTGCCGAGTGTGACATAAGAGAGGCATCACACTGTAAGCAAAGATGGCACAAGATCAACGACTTAGTTTCCAAGTTTTGTGGAGCGTTTGAAGCAGCAACCCGTGAGAAAACCAGTGGGCAAAACGAGACTGATGTTCTCAAACATGCCCACAAAATCTTTTTCAACAACCACAAAAAGAAGTTCACACCAGAACATGCTTGGAAAGTGCTTAGAAATGATCAGAAGTGGTGTGGTGTTTCTTCGGCTTGCTCTCAAggaggttcgaaaaggaagaagTTTGAGGACG CTGATGAAGGAACCACTCGTCCCACGGGTGTTAAGGCAGCAAAAGCCCGTGGGAAGAAACCGATGGTTGAGGGGAAAGAGGTGGCTGAGTTTGTGGAAAATCAAGCAAGAGGATTTGGTTATAAAGGAAAAGCTATCGAAGATGAAGCTTCTGGACAGTCTCATTGCAAAACAAGAACCTCTTGCTGA